A single window of Diachasmimorpha longicaudata isolate KC_UGA_2023 chromosome 12, iyDiaLong2, whole genome shotgun sequence DNA harbors:
- the Vps36 gene encoding vacuolar protein-sorting-associated protein 36 isoform X2, whose product MNRFEYRESRLMPHEGYVRRDHPVRLYDGDTKTNFAGGEVVLTSHRLIWGRPQDVAQGQVCLSLSLKHVVFFEEDSARVFSFNRSRKVVLHLAEPAPDKLPGPVDTSFHMYIKLSFKEGLDPRFLSDFAEAIMKRTWEIMPMIPTISMSEMSIQSPPGAASQLPTIKTRTGIIGIERSLQERQKATDNSISMAFQDLRKLMEMAKDMVTISKTISAKIRERQGDITEDETVRFKSYLMSMGIDDPVTRDAYKTSNEYFRQLAVQLSQILEEPLKEVGGMMTLTDVYCRVNRARGLELLSPEDLLNACRQLAPLSLPVVLRVFDSGVMVLQARSHDDNAVVEALVELKMVCRITYSIRYQIFVYYS is encoded by the exons ATGAACAGATTCGAGTACCGGGAGTCCAGGCTAATGCCCCATGAGGGCTACGTCCGGAGGGATCATCCTGTGAGGCTGTACGATGGGGACACGAAG ACGAACTTTGCTGGTGGAGAGGTCGTGTTGACGAGTCACAGACTGATCTGGGGACGTCCCCAGGACGTTGCCCAGGGTCAGGTCTGTCTGTCACTGTCACTGAAGCACGTAGTCTTCTTCGAGGAAGACAGTGCAAGGGTTTTCTCCTTCAACAGGAGTAGAAAGGTGGTTTTGCACTTGGCAGAGCCTGCACCAG ACAAATTACCAGGGCCAGTGGACACCAGCTTCCACATGTACATAAAATTGTCTTTCAAAGAGGGCCTGGACCCCAGGTTTCTCTCAGACTTCGCCGAGGCGATAATGAAGAGGACCTGGGAGATAATGCCGATGATTCCGACGATATCGATGTCCGAAATGAGTATTCAGAGCCCACCAGGAGCTGCCTCTCAGCTGCCAACGATAAAAACAAGAACTGGAATCATTGGGATTGAGCGGAGTCTTCAGGAACGCCAGAAGGCCACCGACAACAGCATCTCCATGGCCTTCCAGGATCTCCGGAAGCTCATGGAGATGGCGAAGGACATGGTGACGATATCGAAGACGATATCAGCTAAGATAAGG GAACGACAGGGAGACATCACTGAGGATGAGACTGTGAGGTTTAAATCGTATCTGATGAGCATGGGCATTGATGATCCTGTCACCAGAGATGCGTACAAAACCAGTAATGAGTACTTTAGACAGCTTGCTGTGCAGCTTTCGCAGATATTGGAGGAACCattgaaa GAAGTTGGGGGAATGATGACGTTGACGGACGTTTATTGTCGAGTGAACAGAGCCAGAGGTCTGGAGCTCTTGTCACCAGAGGATTTGCTCAATGCATGTCGACAGCTAGCACCACTGAGCCTCCCAGTGGTACTCAGGGTGTTTGATAGTGGAGTTATGGTGCTACAGGCTAGGTCACATGATGATAATGCTGTTGTCGAGGCTCTTGTTGAATTG aaGATGGTCTGTAGGATAACCTATTCAATAAGGTatcaaatatttgtttattacaGCTGA
- the LOC135167839 gene encoding uncharacterized protein LOC135167839, which yields MGFIDDELDEVSKLCENVVEGSKLVCCVPTQVRVEITKTSFKKIITCIQFPEGYPADVLLIELKSKTLSPKLLLGLTEVCEKECKSRLGKAQVLPTLKFIKNFIDENPLICCYDEINSVKELLKEKDTLKLRQKLSTINLEVHQGLYYYKTKLIVPDDYPSSSVSINPDAETNLPPLFGRFLCGQGRELGRKCVEPPLRKKPNQIFTPSPSLKIVASFLITTIKKIPNEHCQLCKAECLPPNPEDAVMDENADMHVEKLYCGHLFHLKCLRTYMNTPPFHGGKKCPGCGQRVYHDKWGLTDKLAEERWAHAQARAREFAEVVDFFE from the exons ATGGGATTTATTGATGATGAGCTCGATGAAGTTTCAAAACTGTGCGAAAATGTCGTTGAAGGTAGCAAACTCGTCTGCTGTGTGCCAACTCAAGTCAGAGTGGAAATAAC GAAAACATCATTCAAGAAAATTATAACCTGCATACAGTTCCCTGAAGGCTATCCTGCAGACGTGCTGCTTATAGAATTGAAAAGTAAAACTTTGTCGCCAAAGTTATTGTTGGGCTTGACTGAAGTTTGTGAAAAAGAGTGCAAAAGTCGCTTGGGAAAAGCACAG GTCCTGCCAACATTGAAGTTCAtaaagaattttattgacGAAAATCCCCTGATTTGTTGCTACGATGAAATCAATTCCGTAAAAGAGCTCCTGAAGGAGAAAGACACCTTAAAATTGCGCCAAAAATTATCGACGATAAATCTTGAGGTACATCAGGGTCTCTATTACTATAAGACAAAGCTGATAGTTCCAGACGATTACCCTTCATCATCAGTGAG CATTAACCCAGACGCTGAGACCAATCTCCCTCCTCTCTTCGGTCGTTTCCTCTGCGGCCAGGGACGGGAGCTGGGACGTAAATGCGTCGAGCCCCCACTGAGGAAAAAACCAAATCAGATATTCACACCGTCTCCCTCTCTCAAGATCGTTGCGTCATTCTTGATAAC aactataaaaaaaattccaaacgaGCATTGCCAGCTGTGCAAGGCAGAATGCCTTCCCCCAAACCCAGAAGACGCGGTTATGGACGAAAATGCCGATATGCATGTGGAGAAGCTGTATTGTGGTCATCTTTTTCATCTGAAGTGTCTCAGAACGTACATGAATACTCCTCCATTCCATG GGGGTAAAAAATGTCCGGGCTGTGGACAGCGTGTCTACCACGATAAATGGGGACTGACTGATAAACTCGCCGAAGAGAGATGGGCACATGCACAGGCCCGTGCAAGAGAGTTCGCAGAAGTCGTTGACTTCTTCGAGTGA
- the Vps36 gene encoding vacuolar protein-sorting-associated protein 36 isoform X3, translating into MNRFEYRESRLMPHEGYVRRDHPVRLYDGDTKTNFAGGEVVLTSHRLIWGRPQDVAQGQVCLSLSLKHVVFFEEDSARVFSFNRSRKVVLHLAEPAPDKLPGPVDTSFHMYIKLSFKEGLDPRFLSDFAEAIMKRTWEIMPMIPTISMSEMSIQSPPGAASQLPTIKTRTGIIGIERSLQERQKATDNSISMAFQDLRKLMEMAKDMVTISKTISAKIRERQGDITEDETVRFKSYLMSMGIDDPVTRDAYKTSNEYFRQLAVQLSQILEEPLKEVGGMMTLTDVYCRVNRARGLELLSPEDLLNACRQLAPLSLPVVLRVFDSGVMVLQARSHDDNAVVEALVELMVCRITYSIRYQIFVYYS; encoded by the exons ATGAACAGATTCGAGTACCGGGAGTCCAGGCTAATGCCCCATGAGGGCTACGTCCGGAGGGATCATCCTGTGAGGCTGTACGATGGGGACACGAAG ACGAACTTTGCTGGTGGAGAGGTCGTGTTGACGAGTCACAGACTGATCTGGGGACGTCCCCAGGACGTTGCCCAGGGTCAGGTCTGTCTGTCACTGTCACTGAAGCACGTAGTCTTCTTCGAGGAAGACAGTGCAAGGGTTTTCTCCTTCAACAGGAGTAGAAAGGTGGTTTTGCACTTGGCAGAGCCTGCACCAG ACAAATTACCAGGGCCAGTGGACACCAGCTTCCACATGTACATAAAATTGTCTTTCAAAGAGGGCCTGGACCCCAGGTTTCTCTCAGACTTCGCCGAGGCGATAATGAAGAGGACCTGGGAGATAATGCCGATGATTCCGACGATATCGATGTCCGAAATGAGTATTCAGAGCCCACCAGGAGCTGCCTCTCAGCTGCCAACGATAAAAACAAGAACTGGAATCATTGGGATTGAGCGGAGTCTTCAGGAACGCCAGAAGGCCACCGACAACAGCATCTCCATGGCCTTCCAGGATCTCCGGAAGCTCATGGAGATGGCGAAGGACATGGTGACGATATCGAAGACGATATCAGCTAAGATAAGG GAACGACAGGGAGACATCACTGAGGATGAGACTGTGAGGTTTAAATCGTATCTGATGAGCATGGGCATTGATGATCCTGTCACCAGAGATGCGTACAAAACCAGTAATGAGTACTTTAGACAGCTTGCTGTGCAGCTTTCGCAGATATTGGAGGAACCattgaaa GAAGTTGGGGGAATGATGACGTTGACGGACGTTTATTGTCGAGTGAACAGAGCCAGAGGTCTGGAGCTCTTGTCACCAGAGGATTTGCTCAATGCATGTCGACAGCTAGCACCACTGAGCCTCCCAGTGGTACTCAGGGTGTTTGATAGTGGAGTTATGGTGCTACAGGCTAGGTCACATGATGATAATGCTGTTGTCGAGGCTCTTGTTGAATTG ATGGTCTGTAGGATAACCTATTCAATAAGGTatcaaatatttgtttattacaGCTGA
- the Vps36 gene encoding vacuolar protein-sorting-associated protein 36 isoform X1 — MNRFEYRESRLMPHEGYVRRDHPVRLYDGDTKTNFAGGEVVLTSHRLIWGRPQDVAQGQVCLSLSLKHVVFFEEDSARVFSFNRSRKVVLHLAEPAPDKLPGPVDTSFHMYIKLSFKEGLDPRFLSDFAEAIMKRTWEIMPMIPTISMSEMSIQSPPGAASQLPTIKTRTGIIGIERSLQERQKATDNSISMAFQDLRKLMEMAKDMVTISKTISAKIRERQGDITEDETVRFKSYLMSMGIDDPVTRDAYKTSNEYFRQLAVQLSQILEEPLKEVGGMMTLTDVYCRVNRARGLELLSPEDLLNACRQLAPLSLPVVLRVFDSGVMVLQARSHDDNAVVEALVELLRDRGSITAEELAQSVGISIVLARERLLVTEKHGRACRDDTIEALRFYPNLFLEEVS; from the exons ATGAACAGATTCGAGTACCGGGAGTCCAGGCTAATGCCCCATGAGGGCTACGTCCGGAGGGATCATCCTGTGAGGCTGTACGATGGGGACACGAAG ACGAACTTTGCTGGTGGAGAGGTCGTGTTGACGAGTCACAGACTGATCTGGGGACGTCCCCAGGACGTTGCCCAGGGTCAGGTCTGTCTGTCACTGTCACTGAAGCACGTAGTCTTCTTCGAGGAAGACAGTGCAAGGGTTTTCTCCTTCAACAGGAGTAGAAAGGTGGTTTTGCACTTGGCAGAGCCTGCACCAG ACAAATTACCAGGGCCAGTGGACACCAGCTTCCACATGTACATAAAATTGTCTTTCAAAGAGGGCCTGGACCCCAGGTTTCTCTCAGACTTCGCCGAGGCGATAATGAAGAGGACCTGGGAGATAATGCCGATGATTCCGACGATATCGATGTCCGAAATGAGTATTCAGAGCCCACCAGGAGCTGCCTCTCAGCTGCCAACGATAAAAACAAGAACTGGAATCATTGGGATTGAGCGGAGTCTTCAGGAACGCCAGAAGGCCACCGACAACAGCATCTCCATGGCCTTCCAGGATCTCCGGAAGCTCATGGAGATGGCGAAGGACATGGTGACGATATCGAAGACGATATCAGCTAAGATAAGG GAACGACAGGGAGACATCACTGAGGATGAGACTGTGAGGTTTAAATCGTATCTGATGAGCATGGGCATTGATGATCCTGTCACCAGAGATGCGTACAAAACCAGTAATGAGTACTTTAGACAGCTTGCTGTGCAGCTTTCGCAGATATTGGAGGAACCattgaaa GAAGTTGGGGGAATGATGACGTTGACGGACGTTTATTGTCGAGTGAACAGAGCCAGAGGTCTGGAGCTCTTGTCACCAGAGGATTTGCTCAATGCATGTCGACAGCTAGCACCACTGAGCCTCCCAGTGGTACTCAGGGTGTTTGATAGTGGAGTTATGGTGCTACAGGCTAGGTCACATGATGATAATGCTGTTGTCGAGGCTCTTGTTGAATTG CTGAGAGATAGAGGCTCAATCACTGCCGAAGAATTAGCCCAGTCAGTAGGAATCTCCATCGTCCTCGCACGAGAGAGACTCCTGGTGACTGAGAAGCATGGAAGGGCCTGCAGAGATGACACAATCGAAGCCCTGAGATTCTACCCAAATCTGTTCCTCGAAGAAGTTTCTTAA
- the LOC135168051 gene encoding protein SCO1 homolog, mitochondrial produces the protein MMTTSVLRSLCRLQAPPRLCLHQTRQYSISRILRQEAKEPPTTRTLPKQKLGFLRKTPITWTSLFVGAGLGCGFLLYLYYLKEQKDLSLERERRRTIGKAKIGGRFDLVDPKGKLVKSEDFLGQWALIYFGFTHCPDICPDEIEKMVVTVNKLEQKKFKVQPIFISVDPTRDTPEVVGKYCREFSEKIIGLTGDLEQVGAACKAYRVYYSNGPKDQDDDYIVDHTIIMYLIDPDGMFVDYYGQTNSPDQIVDSVLLHNAKLEKLKGGNTWIPSFMPKAAESAA, from the exons ATGATGACAACTTCGGTATTGAGGAGTTTGTGCAGGCTACAGGCGCCGCCGAGACTGTGTCTGCACCAG ACTCGACAGTACAGTATCTCAAGGATACTGAGACAGGAGGCTAAAGAGCCACCAACAACGAGGACTCTTCCCAAGCAAAAACTTGGCTTCCTGCGGAAAACCCCAATTACGTGGACGAGCTTGTTCGTTGGGGCTGGCTTGGGCTGTGGGTTTCTGCTTTATCTGTACTACTTGAAGGAGCAAAAGGATTTGTCGCTCGAGAGAGAGCGCAGAAGGACAATTGGGAAGGCCAAGATTGGGGGACGATTTGATTTGGTTGATCCCAAGGGAAAGCTTGTCAAATCTGAGGACTTTTTGGGACAATGGGCTCTGATTTATTTTGGATTTACCCACTGTCCTGATATCTGTCCCGATGAAATCGAGAAGATGGTCGTCACGGTTAATAAATTAG AACAAAAGAAATTCAAAGTCCAGCCGATATTCATATCGGTGGATCCGACTAGAGACACCCCGGAGGTGGTTGGAAAATACTGCAGAGAGTTCTCCGAGAAAATCATCGGACTCACTGGTGATTTGGAGCAAGTTGGTGCAGCTTGCAAAGCCTACAGAGTTTACTACAGCAATGGACCCAAAGATCAAGACGATGATTATatt GTTGACCACACAATCATCATGTATTTGATCGATCCTGATGGAATGTTCGTTGATTACTATGGCCAGACAAATAGCCCAGACCAAATTGTTGACAGTGTGTTACTGCATAACGCTAAATTGGAGAAATTGAAAGGTGGAAACACCTGGATTCCCTCCTTCATGCCGAAAGCCGCTGAATCAGCcgcataa